A window of Desulfovibrio sp. TomC genomic DNA:
AGGCCTGCCAGGGCTTCCTCGGCCTGGCGGCGGTCGGTGTCGTCGCGGACCATGAGCACGAAGCCCGAAGGGCTGCCTTCTTTGTCGTAGATGCCAGACAGCCGGGCGGCGAATCGCCGGGTCTGGCCGTCGCGCTCCAGGGCAAAGGAAAAATCATGGCTGGTGGTCGGCGAGATCAGCCCCAGGGCCCGGCCCAGACGTCCCAGCTCCACACCCATCTGGACATGGAGTTCGCGCAGGTCGCGGCCGGCCAGATCGTCGCCCCGCACGGCAAAAATGGCCTCGGCCGAGGGATTGACATAGGTGATGCGCCAGGACTCGTCGACGGCGGCAATGCCCATCTCGGCACTGCGCAGCAAATTGTCGAGAAACATGGTTTTTTCAACCAGTGACTTGCCGACCACCTGCAAGGCTGCGTCTTTCTCCTCAAGGGCCGACTTGAGCGTGCGCACGTACTTGCTTTCAAGCCCCCGCACGATGTCAGACTGGGTGATAAGCCCCATGACCCGACGGTCGTCGTCCACCACCACCAGCCGGCGCATCTTGCGTTTGCGCATGACCAGCGCCGCCTCGAACACCGGCCGATCGGCCTCCACGCACACCACCGGACAGCTCATGATGTCGTAAAGCTTAAGCCGCCCCATATGGGGACTGTCGGCCAAGAGCCGCACCACGTCGCGCTCGGTGATGATGCCGGCCGGGCGGCCGTCGCGGGCCACGATCAGACAGGAAATGGAGCGGTCGGCCATACGGCCGACGGCCTCGCGCACGGTGATGTTGCCGCCGACCGTGACCACCTCGCGAGTCATGATCTCGCTGACGCGCTTTATCTCGGACAGGGAATCATAGCCAAGCCGCTCGACCAGATCGGACTGGGTGAGCACGCCCCTGGCCTTGCCGGCCGCGTCCACCATGACCAGATGGCGCAGGCGTTTGCTGGACAGCAGATGATAGGCTTCAAGCAGCACCGTGTCCTCGGCCACGGTAACCACCGGCGCGCTCATCAGCTCGCGCACCGGGCGCTCGGCGAAGTCCTCGTTGCGATGGGCCGCCGCCCACAGGACATTGCGTTCGGTGATGATGCCGACCGGCATCCCGTCATCGGTAACCACCAGGCAGGAAATGCCGCGTCGCCGCATGATCTCCAGGCCCTCGCGGGCCGGCGCATCCGGGGCAATGGAAATGACGTCCGGGGTGACGATTTCGGCCAGGAGCCTGTCGCCCATGAAACCTCCTCGGGCAGGATCCCTTCAGGGAACGGGTGGGCAGGCCGATGCCCGAATTTGGCGGTTTTGGCAAGCGGCGAGGCCCTGTCCGGGGGACCATTCCCGACCGCTTGCCGGCAAAGGCCACACGCTTGCCCCGAATTTGCGGCCGGCGCATCCGGCAATTTTGCCCCGGCCCCCGGGGAGCCGAGGCAGGCCCGGCCTTGGGCTGCGGCCCGTCCAAACGCTGGCCTCTGTCACTCTGGCGAACGCCCGCAGCCTCGTTGTTGCAATACGTGGCCCCCAAAAGGCCAAGGACTGGACGCTAGAGCCCGAGCTGTTCCCGCAGGACCGTGAAATCGAGATTGGCGTTAATGAGTTGGGCGCCCTGGCGGATCTTGATCTCATCGCGCAACTTGTGGCGCATAAGGAGCGTTTCCATCTTTTTGGCCACGGTATAGGTGTCTTCCCGGACCACGATGATGGGAATCTCCAGCACCTCGGAGCGGGTGAGGATGATGTCGTTGGGGTACAGATTGCCGGTCAGCACCAGACAGGGGCTGTCGCCCTCAAGGGCCACGAGGTGGACGTCGGAGCGGTCGCCGCCGACGATGATGGCGGAATTCTTCTGGCGTCGAAAATGCGTCATGAAGTTTTCCACCTGCATGGTGCCGATGAGGAAACTCTCCACGATGCGGTCGGACTTGTGATGGGCGCTTATGACCTTGCCGCCGAGCCGGTCGGCCAGATCAGACACCTTGATGGCCCCCATGAGCGGGTCCTTGGGGATGACGCCAAGGACGCGAATGCCCCGGTCGCGCAGAAAGGGGACGATGAGCTTGGTCGTCTCGTCCATGAAATTGGGAGCCACGTCGTTTAAGATGACGCCGGCCAAGTGGTCGCCGAGCTGCTCCTTGAGCACGAGCAGATAGTCGTAGTTGAGTTCCTTGGAATAGCGGTCGATGACCACGGCCTTGAGGCCCAGTTCATGCACCACGCGCACGCCGTCGGCCTGGCAGTAGCGGCCGGTGTGCATCCCGCCGGACCCGCCGACGATGGTCACGTCCTTGCCGGCGCTGACCGTGGCGTAGGCGTCCCGGATGGACTCCATGACGTCGCCGACCTGGTTGCGAAAGGCCCGGACCTGGAAATCATGGGTGGCAATGACCGGGGTCAGCGTTTCCGGTTCTTCGTGCGTCCGCAAAATCCGTTGGACATGGTAGGCGTCCTCGTCCCACAGACGGCCGTCAATTTCCTTGGGCACGGCCCCCACGGGTTTGAGATAGCCGACCTTGTAGCCCTCTTTTTGCAGGCGCAGGCCAAGGCCCATGACCACCATGTTCTTGCCCGAATATCCGGCCGTCGCTCCCACATACAATCCAGCCATGCCCGCCTCCTGCTGCGCTCCCGCCGGGAAGCGCTCATGCGGCCTGCCGTGACCGGGCACGGCGGCAGCTGCCCCCAAAATGCCTTCCCCGGCCATGATAATCAAGACAATTGGCCGGCCTTGGCGCAAAAACCGATTCCCGCCCCTCCCCGGGTTGGAATCGGCCCTCAAAAAGACTATGCTGCCGCGTCAACAGCACCCGCGCGAATTCCCCGCCTCTGCGCCGTCACGACGCAACAGCCCATGGAGCCAGCATGCCCGCATCGTCAGTTCCTGCAAAGGATCCGGATCAAACCCCGGCAACGCCCGAAACCTCCAGCGCCCTCTCCCTTGGCCACGAATTTGCCGATCCCCGGCTGCTGACCGTGGCGCTGACCCACAGTTCTTTTGCCAATGAACGCGGCGAGAGCGCCGGACATAACGAACGGCTGGAATTTTTAGGCGACGCGGTCCTGGAGCTGTGCGTGTCAGAGGAACTTTTTGCCCGGTTCCCCGAGGCTCCGGAAGGCGAGCTGACCTTGCTGCGCTCCCAGCTCGTCAATGAATCGAGTCTGGCCGTCATGGCCAGACGCCTGGGCCTGGAGAACCACGTGCTGCTTGGGCGGGGGGAGGAAAACCAGGGAGGCCGGGGACGGGCTTCGCTGCTAAGCGACGTGTTCGAGGCTGTGGTGGGGGCGATTTTCCAGGACGGCGGCTACGAAGCGGCCCAGACCTTTGTGGCCCGGGTGTTCGCCGGGTCGTGGCCGGCCCGGCCGGCCGCGCCCAAGGCCAAGGATTTCAAAAGCCGCCTGCAGGAGTACACGCAAAGGACCCACAAGACCCGGCCGGTCTATGCCCTGCTCGGCAGCGCCGGGCCGGAACACGACAAGCGTTTCGAAGTGCGTCTGACCCTGCCGTGCGGCCGGGAAATTCTGGCTACGGAAAAAAGCGTCAAAAAAGCCGAACAGATGGCGGCCCATATGGCCCTGGTGGCCCTGGGACAGAAGCCTTCGGACGACTCCCCCGCCGGTTGAGGCCGCAGCCCCCTCCGAATGGGGCGTCAAATTTCCGTCAGGCCGGGCGCGCTTGCGGCATCGGACCAGGGAGGGATCGCAATCCCGCGATCCACGCCTCCCTGGTCCTTTTCCATGGTGCTCGCCTTCTCTCTCAGGGTTAGCCGCTAATGAGCTGCATGGCCATCTTGGGCAGCGAGTTGGCCTGGGACAGCATGGCCACGGCCGACTGGGTGAGAATCTGGTTGCGCACGAATTCCGTCATTTCCGTGGCGACGTCCACGTCGGAAATCTGCGATTCGGCCGACTGCAGGTTTTCGGCCTGGATCTGCAGGTTGGAGATGGTGTTTTCCAGGCGGTTTTGCAACGCGCCGAGGTTGGCCCGGATCTTATCCTTGGACACGATGGCGGCGGTGATGGCTTCAAGCGCCTTCTGGGCCAGATCCTGGGTGGAAATGCTGCGTCCGCCCGGGCTGGTGCTGGCAGCGCCCATGCCAAGACCGAAGGCCGAGGCCGTGGAACACCCGATCTGCACGTAATAGTAGTCTTCGGAGCTGGAGTTGCCGGTGCCGAAGTGGACCTTGAGCTTGCCCTGGGG
This region includes:
- the rnc gene encoding ribonuclease III — encoded protein: MPASSVPAKDPDQTPATPETSSALSLGHEFADPRLLTVALTHSSFANERGESAGHNERLEFLGDAVLELCVSEELFARFPEAPEGELTLLRSQLVNESSLAVMARRLGLENHVLLGRGEENQGGRGRASLLSDVFEAVVGAIFQDGGYEAAQTFVARVFAGSWPARPAAPKAKDFKSRLQEYTQRTHKTRPVYALLGSAGPEHDKRFEVRLTLPCGREILATEKSVKKAEQMAAHMALVALGQKPSDDSPAG
- a CDS encoding phosphotransacetylase family protein; protein product: MAGLYVGATAGYSGKNMVVMGLGLRLQKEGYKVGYLKPVGAVPKEIDGRLWDEDAYHVQRILRTHEEPETLTPVIATHDFQVRAFRNQVGDVMESIRDAYATVSAGKDVTIVGGSGGMHTGRYCQADGVRVVHELGLKAVVIDRYSKELNYDYLLVLKEQLGDHLAGVILNDVAPNFMDETTKLIVPFLRDRGIRVLGVIPKDPLMGAIKVSDLADRLGGKVISAHHKSDRIVESFLIGTMQVENFMTHFRRQKNSAIIVGGDRSDVHLVALEGDSPCLVLTGNLYPNDIILTRSEVLEIPIIVVREDTYTVAKKMETLLMRHKLRDEIKIRQGAQLINANLDFTVLREQLGL